The following coding sequences are from one Streptomyces sp. NBC_01485 window:
- a CDS encoding transposase: MSKRYTAEFKRDAVALALSSEKTVTEVARDLGVSPEGLRGWVKQAKVDRGEGPAGALTTAEREELVRLRRKVREQEATIEVLGKATAFFAQDKMR; this comes from the coding sequence ATGAGCAAGCGGTACACGGCCGAGTTCAAGCGGGACGCGGTCGCCTTGGCGTTGTCCTCGGAGAAGACGGTCACCGAGGTCGCGCGGGATCTGGGCGTGAGTCCGGAAGGGCTGCGCGGGTGGGTGAAGCAGGCGAAGGTCGACCGCGGTGAGGGGCCCGCCGGGGCTTTGACCACTGCGGAGCGTGAGGAGTTGGTCCGGCTGCGGCGGAAGGTTCGCGAGCAGGAGGCCACGATCGAGGTTCTGGGAAAAGCGACCGCCTTCTTCGCTCAGGACAAGATGAGGTAG
- a CDS encoding IS3 family transposase — protein sequence MDAEKASEGNPAGQSVAFLCRVLGVPRSTYYAHRASRPARTVRERAEEALVGEIRVLHAGSRGAYGAPRIHAALRRAGRVVNSKKIERLMRRHRVVGITRRRRRGLTRQAKRAVFAPDLIGRDFTAPRPGMRLVGDMTELGTLEGKLYLATCIDLATREVVGWAMADHHRAELPVAALRMAAGRGGLEHGCVMHTDRGSEYTSDEFRSEIRKLRMRQSMGRVGSCYDNAAAESWFAILKAEIGTTMWETREAARADVFRYVEVEYNRSRLRRHPDYGYVTPLETRSLLRQNLVPAA from the coding sequence ATCGATGCGGAGAAGGCGTCGGAGGGTAATCCTGCAGGTCAAAGCGTTGCGTTTCTGTGCCGTGTGCTGGGAGTGCCCCGTTCCACCTACTACGCGCACAGGGCGTCACGGCCGGCCCGGACGGTGCGGGAGCGGGCGGAGGAGGCGCTGGTGGGCGAGATCCGGGTGCTTCACGCCGGATCTCGCGGTGCCTACGGGGCCCCGCGGATCCACGCCGCCCTGCGGCGGGCCGGGCGGGTGGTGAACTCCAAGAAGATCGAGCGGCTGATGCGCAGGCACCGGGTCGTCGGGATCACCCGCCGCCGGCGGCGGGGCCTGACCCGGCAGGCGAAGCGGGCGGTGTTCGCGCCCGACCTGATCGGCCGGGACTTCACCGCGCCCCGGCCCGGGATGCGGCTCGTCGGCGACATGACTGAACTCGGCACGCTGGAAGGGAAGTTGTATCTGGCGACCTGTATCGATCTCGCGACGCGGGAGGTGGTCGGCTGGGCGATGGCCGACCACCACCGCGCCGAGCTGCCGGTCGCCGCCTTGCGGATGGCGGCCGGGCGTGGCGGCCTGGAGCACGGTTGCGTCATGCATACGGATCGCGGCAGCGAGTACACGAGTGACGAATTCCGCAGCGAAATACGCAAGTTGCGCATGAGGCAGTCGATGGGGCGCGTCGGCTCTTGTTACGATAATGCCGCCGCGGAAAGCTGGTTCGCCATCCTGAAAGCGGAGATCGGGACGACCATGTGGGAGACCCGCGAGGCCGCCCGGGCCGACGTTTTCCGCTACGTCGAGGTCGAGTACAACCGCAGCCGGCTCCGTCGGCACCCCGACTACGGGTACGTCACCCCGCTCGAAACGAGATCCTTGCTCAGGCAGAACCTCGTCCCGGCAGCGTAA
- a CDS encoding tetratricopeptide repeat protein, translating into MTAGNLDVGWLASTAALQRLEEEEDTNFILRSYAHMQVGGLAMMQGDQEQAQLHMERMGHFAEIAGDSEAQTRAETLLAGLAQARGDLAQAQQHWGQVLRLSAMAEDVDQQAAANWFIGMLAVDQGKLAEARCHVEQVLELTENPLLLGGAELLLGGLARRQGNLVKAKQHARRSIELAEAADSVLGRGDSYLFAAQLSRDDGELDEAQQFADQALNLAEAANDELEPEESLRFLSQAHCVVGTLARERGDLAEGQRLAEKALELAETAGSRGMQADAHDLLALISGHEWGDLSRARQHAERALELAEATGDVLQQSRAQHKLGELAGHESGDLTQAREQVQRALQLAEAAEDVFEQAHDHAMLGEIARVQGAPSVFEDHVQRALELAEAVHHRVGQGNAHHLLAELYYQRVDVPQAREHLEQALSLARSAGDTPEQSKAHLMLGDLARLRQEYPSARDHAQKALELAVEAGDDLGAAKAHVVLSNALVADSPWELATALKHMMAAIRTRERVRLRVGSSADRARILAESADWDQVALSQAASLGDGWAGLELAEIGRGEAVAQLLHSRGTYGDAPEPVRALLHDLDELHSRKGALLDPRPIADEPVINPRLLRARKEAQEELDERIAQLHRELATAVGSAFQRAFTAEPIAADSLRGRLHGNVHALLLRLFPYSQESGGRLLYSVWVPPEPTESPVIEEKKLTAEQVNWLTDLTSPRDAHLAGWRLLEDTGHRWRRELGECLLPVGLRTLLSDVSRNTEGEPPTLLIVPSGELWGLPFATLDVSGRCLLDLAALTLLPALRMLPETPPLRKPQKDGRGPARALAYITRPDAQAERDQLAHDYGSQLDVETDPQQLVTKLRNGDRYQLGVLSVHGDAELGLAHSIELQRDPPHKLSAARLLGLSLPSRLVIGACWSTRVSSGPGEEPIGLPTVALTRGATSLTTALYPVPDKATGTILAAYYQQLAAGVPPVHALRNAQRGYVVAAQHDDSPDWELGRTPGYWAGLTLLTIEPGPQGSGDRDG; encoded by the coding sequence GTGACTGCTGGCAATCTCGATGTCGGATGGCTGGCCTCGACTGCTGCCCTGCAACGTCTGGAGGAAGAGGAGGACACAAACTTCATACTCCGTAGCTACGCCCACATGCAGGTGGGTGGGCTAGCCATGATGCAAGGAGACCAAGAGCAGGCCCAGTTGCACATGGAACGGATGGGGCACTTTGCTGAAATTGCTGGGGATTCCGAGGCGCAGACACGAGCTGAGACGTTGCTCGCCGGCCTGGCCCAGGCCCGGGGCGACCTAGCACAGGCACAGCAGCACTGGGGTCAAGTGCTCCGCTTGAGCGCGATGGCCGAGGACGTGGATCAGCAAGCTGCCGCGAACTGGTTCATCGGCATGCTCGCAGTCGACCAGGGAAAGCTAGCGGAGGCAAGATGCCACGTCGAGCAGGTGCTGGAGTTGACGGAAAATCCGCTGCTACTAGGCGGGGCCGAGCTACTCCTCGGCGGACTCGCGCGGCGCCAAGGCAATCTTGTGAAGGCCAAGCAGCATGCGCGGCGATCGATTGAGTTGGCGGAGGCTGCGGATAGCGTGCTCGGGCGAGGGGACTCTTACCTTTTCGCGGCTCAGCTGTCGCGGGACGACGGTGAGCTGGACGAGGCGCAACAGTTTGCTGATCAGGCATTGAACCTGGCCGAGGCGGCCAACGACGAGCTGGAGCCTGAGGAGTCACTTAGATTCCTGAGCCAAGCCCACTGTGTTGTAGGGACGTTGGCCAGGGAACGGGGAGATCTTGCAGAGGGACAACGGCTTGCTGAAAAGGCGTTGGAACTGGCCGAGACCGCCGGAAGTCGTGGGATGCAGGCCGATGCTCACGACCTGCTGGCATTGATTTCGGGGCATGAATGGGGGGATCTATCCCGGGCACGGCAGCATGCGGAGCGGGCGTTGGAGCTGGCCGAGGCTACGGGTGATGTATTGCAGCAGAGTCGAGCCCAACACAAGCTGGGTGAGCTGGCCGGGCATGAGTCTGGTGACCTGACCCAGGCGCGAGAGCAAGTGCAGCGGGCGTTGCAGCTGGCCGAGGCCGCCGAGGACGTGTTCGAACAAGCCCACGACCATGCGATGCTCGGCGAGATAGCCCGGGTCCAGGGTGCCCCCAGCGTGTTTGAAGACCATGTGCAGCGGGCACTGGAGCTGGCCGAGGCTGTCCACCATAGGGTGGGTCAGGGCAACGCCCACCACCTTCTTGCGGAGCTGTACTACCAGCGGGTGGACGTCCCGCAGGCGCGAGAACACCTGGAACAGGCTCTGTCGCTTGCTAGGAGTGCTGGGGATACGCCGGAGCAGAGCAAGGCACACTTGATGCTCGGCGACCTCGCTCGCCTACGCCAGGAATATCCTTCCGCCCGCGATCATGCTCAGAAGGCCCTCGAGCTGGCAGTGGAGGCGGGGGATGATCTCGGTGCAGCCAAGGCCCATGTGGTCCTGTCGAATGCGCTAGTAGCGGACTCGCCCTGGGAGCTAGCGACGGCGCTCAAGCACATGATGGCAGCTATCCGCACACGGGAAAGAGTGCGACTGCGAGTAGGCAGTTCGGCCGACCGGGCGCGCATCCTCGCCGAATCCGCGGACTGGGACCAGGTAGCTCTGTCGCAGGCCGCAAGCCTTGGTGATGGATGGGCTGGCCTAGAACTTGCAGAGATCGGCCGGGGAGAGGCGGTGGCGCAACTTTTGCACTCCCGCGGCACTTACGGTGACGCGCCAGAACCGGTACGAGCCCTGCTACACGATCTGGACGAGCTGCACTCCCGCAAGGGGGCACTGTTGGACCCGCGGCCCATCGCTGACGAGCCTGTCATCAACCCGAGACTGCTGCGCGCCCGTAAGGAGGCCCAGGAGGAACTCGACGAGCGGATCGCACAACTCCACAGGGAACTGGCTACGGCCGTGGGCAGCGCGTTCCAGCGCGCCTTCACGGCTGAGCCGATTGCCGCCGACAGCTTGCGGGGGCGTCTGCATGGAAACGTCCATGCGCTACTGCTCAGACTCTTTCCATACAGCCAGGAGTCTGGCGGCCGGCTCCTGTACTCCGTGTGGGTACCTCCGGAACCCACCGAATCGCCAGTCATCGAAGAGAAGAAGCTAACCGCGGAGCAGGTCAACTGGCTGACCGACCTGACGAGTCCGAGAGACGCACACCTAGCCGGTTGGCGTCTACTAGAAGACACCGGACATCGCTGGCGCCGTGAGCTGGGCGAGTGTCTGCTGCCCGTAGGGCTGCGCACGCTCTTGAGCGACGTGAGCCGGAACACGGAAGGAGAACCGCCAACCCTGCTGATCGTGCCTAGCGGGGAACTTTGGGGGCTACCATTCGCCACCCTTGACGTTAGCGGGCGCTGCCTGCTGGATCTCGCTGCCCTAACCTTGCTGCCTGCTTTGCGGATGCTGCCCGAAACCCCGCCGTTGAGGAAACCACAAAAAGACGGCCGAGGGCCGGCACGAGCCCTGGCATACATAACCAGACCAGACGCGCAAGCCGAACGCGACCAGCTCGCCCACGACTACGGGAGCCAACTAGATGTAGAAACCGACCCCCAACAGCTGGTGACTAAGCTACGCAACGGCGACCGTTACCAACTTGGAGTTCTGTCCGTACACGGGGACGCGGAACTCGGACTGGCGCACAGCATCGAACTCCAGCGCGATCCACCCCACAAACTGTCCGCAGCCCGCCTCCTCGGCCTCAGCCTTCCGTCGCGTCTAGTGATCGGAGCCTGCTGGTCAACGCGCGTGTCGTCCGGCCCAGGCGAGGAGCCGATTGGACTGCCTACTGTGGCCCTCACTCGCGGCGCTACCTCGCTCACGACTGCGCTCTACCCGGTCCCAGACAAGGCCACGGGAACTATTCTTGCCGCCTATTACCAGCAACTGGCTGCCGGCGTGCCACCCGTTCACGCCTTGCGTAACGCGCAGAGAGGCTACGTCGTCGCTGCGCAGCACGACGATTCTCCCGATTGGGAGCTTGGAAGGACTCCTGGGTACTGGGCAGGGTTGACGCTGCTCACCATCGAACCCGGACCGCAAGGCTCTGGCGATCGGGATGGATGA